The Helianthus annuus cultivar XRQ/B chromosome 15, HanXRQr2.0-SUNRISE, whole genome shotgun sequence genomic sequence AGAGGGTCTCGAATAGTGAATATTCAAGTCGAATCCGTGTAggtctcgagtcccgtctcgatTCAGATCAGGGGGTCTTGACTCGAGATCGTGCCAGTCTCGAGTTCCTGAAGTTTGTctgctggtctcgagttgtcatgaggaggtctcgagtcacaaccaaggtctcgactcgcaacccttgGTGCAACACTAACGGAATCTTTCTAGAACCTGCCCCATTTTGTATGATCCAATCATATTGCACAAACATGTTTCCAATTCCGTACAGATACGAAATCAGATCAAAATAAACAATTTTCAAATATTCTTTCATCATCCAAGCTGTTCTTCATTTAGGTTTTCATCATATGTAAGCATATTCATACAAAACAGACCTACTCTAACAATTACCAATTCAGTGTACCATTCATGGATCATCACTAACTAGCTCCTAACAACTAGCATGCATTCCTTGATTCAGAAACATATCTACCAGTCCTCGTATGTTGCATATAATCATCAACTAGAATCATACAAAAACATGTTTTCATATGACCCTATTATCAACATTCATCCATTTCCatattttttttgggtaaagggttaccccgatgAATTTTATAAATGAACCAAAAAAGTACAAGGGTGTGTCAAAGCGACACACCaactagacttggcataccaagactaggacACCAAACCACAAAACCAACCAAACAACCCAACCAAAAGAAGTTAACAAACAAAGTAAGCAACCATGGCCGAAAACAAACAACCTAGGCCAACATTAAAACATTACAGATAAACAACTAGCCCGGGTCAGCTACATCATCCTTGCTATCATCAATCTTCCAGGTTCTGTAGATCCTCCTCCTAGCCAACTCCACTCGAAACTTGAACCCCATAAGCTGAAGCCGAACCACACTTTTGATCTTCTCAGCAACTTGCACCACAGTCAACTGGTTGGAACTAAAGAGCCGACTGTTCCGCTCTTGCCAAATATAATAGGtagccaccgccaccaccaattTACACACAATGGCATCAGTTTTCTTAGAATTAGAATGTTGATCAACCCAAACCATTAACGACTGCCATGTGTTATCTACACTCTCCAAGTTCACCGTACACTTCACATTTGTCCAAACTTGATTTGCAAACGCACATTGAAAGAACAAATAGTTTCGGCTATCTCGATCATGTTTGCACAACGGACAACACATAAGATTAAGATTCGTAGCACTTCCAGCTTCCCAAACCGCCAACCTATCCTGAGTTTTTAGTTTGTTCCGTAACACTAACCACATATGAAAGGAGTGGCGAGGAACACACTGAGAGAACCAAACCATGTTTGCCCAGGTCACCTGAGTATCTCTCGTCCGAATCGTATTCCAAACTTGGGCCGATTCAAAGTCTATAAACTTCCCATCCAAATTTTTCCAAGCCAGACGATCAAGAGCATCACCAACTAGCTGAGGCGTTTGAATGCTTATTAAAACCGGGAACAAATCTAGCCAAGCTTGGGGCCATCTCCAATGCCCATACGCATCAATAACATCAGCAACCGAGGACTTTAAACTGAAACCTGCATTAGCTATAGAACGAGGAGTAATAAAGGAGCTAAGAGGACTCATAGGACACCAATTGTCACTCCAAACATTAGTTTGCAAACCACTTTTGAGGAGAGACCATATGTGAGGCCGCATAATA encodes the following:
- the LOC110914516 gene encoding uncharacterized protein LOC110914516 → MEREKFLGGAMSREHELGMAENLSIRCIMRPHIWSLLKSGLQTNVWSDNWCPMSPLSSFITPRSIANAGFSLKSSVADVIDAYGHWRWPQAWLDLFPVLISIQTPQLVGDALDRLAWKNLDGKFIDFESAQVWNTIRTRDTQVTWANMVWFSQCVPRHSFHMWLVLRNKLKTQDRLAVWEAGSATNLNLMCCPLCKHDRDSRNYLFFQCAFANQVWTNVKCTVNLESVDNTWQSLMVWVDQHSNSKKTDAIVCKLVVAVATYYIWQERNSRLFSSNQLTVVQVAEKIKSVVRLQLMGFKFRVELARRRIYRTWKIDDSKDDVADPG